A genomic region of Fundidesulfovibrio terrae contains the following coding sequences:
- a CDS encoding 4Fe-4S dicluster domain-containing protein, with protein MDGVNLNASYDAGFVEQVQQESGQNMSLCYQCGNCTAGCPYTFVYDIPVSQIMRLVQAGQKRRVLECASLWLCATCESCTTRCPNEIDVARVMDVLRHMSRRQGFAARRPVKVFWDTFLESVRRHGRVFEAGLLASYVTKTGRVWTDMDLAPRILPKGKLKLKPHPIQGREEMEKIFKRFEARGGRS; from the coding sequence ATGGATGGAGTGAACTTGAACGCGTCCTACGACGCGGGCTTCGTGGAGCAGGTCCAGCAGGAGAGCGGGCAGAACATGAGCCTGTGCTACCAGTGCGGCAACTGCACGGCCGGATGCCCCTACACCTTCGTCTACGACATCCCGGTGAGCCAGATCATGCGCCTGGTGCAGGCCGGCCAGAAGCGCAGGGTGCTGGAATGCGCGTCCCTGTGGCTGTGCGCCACGTGCGAGTCCTGCACCACCCGCTGCCCCAACGAGATCGACGTGGCCCGGGTGATGGACGTGCTGCGCCATATGTCGCGGCGCCAGGGCTTCGCGGCAAGGCGGCCGGTGAAGGTGTTCTGGGACACCTTCCTGGAGTCCGTGCGCAGGCACGGCCGGGTGTTCGAGGCTGGGCTCCTGGCCAGCTACGTGACCAAGACCGGGCGTGTCTGGACCGACATGGACCTGGCCCCGCGCATCCTGCCCAAGGGCAAGCTCAAGCTCAAACCCCATCCCATCCAGGGCAGGGAAGAGATGGAAAAGATATTCAAGCGTTTCGAAGCGCGTGGAGGCCGTTCATGA
- a CDS encoding RNA recognition motif domain-containing protein produces MSKKLYVGNLSFNSTEDDIRNQFATFGEVISVSLITDRETGRLRGFGFVEMDDEGAKAAIQGMDGKDFGGRTLKVNEAEERSRSGGGRGGDRRW; encoded by the coding sequence ATGTCTAAGAAACTCTATGTTGGAAATCTTTCCTTCAATTCCACCGAAGACGACATCCGTAACCAGTTCGCCACCTTCGGCGAAGTCATCAGCGTCAGCCTCATCACCGATCGCGAAACCGGCCGCCTCCGCGGTTTCGGCTTCGTGGAGATGGACGACGAAGGCGCCAAGGCGGCCATCCAGGGCATGGACGGCAAGGACTTCGGCGGCCGCACTCTGAAGGTCAACGAAGCCGAGGAAAGGTCCCGCTCCGGCGGCGGCCGTGGCGGAGACCGCCGCTGGTAG
- a CDS encoding CoB--CoM heterodisulfide reductase iron-sulfur subunit A family protein, with product MKIGVFVCHCGSNIEGTVDTAAVARASMDFPEVAYAEDVMYSCSEPGQEAIIEAVRTKGLTGVVVASCTPRMHEPTFRRAVERAGLNRYMLEMANIREHVSWIGKDREANTNKAADLVRIAVEKLRRNRPLTPKSFDITRRVLVIGGGVAGIQAALDCADGGMEVVLVERTSSIGGKMSKLDKTFPTVDCSSCILGPKMVDVAQHPNITLYAYSEVEEISGYVGNFDVKVRKKASYVDWSKCTGCGACMEKCPSKKSLDRFNEGLGGAPAINIPFPQAIPKKAVIDPQFCRQFIKGKCGVCAKMCPTGAIDYKMADEIVEEKIGAIVAATGFDLFDHSKYGEYGGGRYPDVITSLQYERLLSASGPTGGHIKRPSDGKEPKNVVFIQCVGSRDKSVDRPYCSGFCCMYTAKQAILTKDHIPDSQSYVFYMDIRAPGKMYDEFTRRAMEEYGARYVRGRVSMIVPKNDKLLVRGADTLMGTQVEVEADLVVLAVGAEAATGSPQLAEKLRISYDKYGYFMESHPKLRPVETNTAGVYLAGCAQGPKDIPSSVGQGSAAAAKVLGLFSKQKLESDPQISQVNLARCVGCGKCVSTCPFGAIHMIDFRGQEKAEVIETVCQGCGICAVTCPQGAVQLEHFTDNQILAEVEALCRF from the coding sequence ATGAAGATCGGCGTATTCGTCTGCCACTGCGGCAGCAACATCGAGGGGACTGTGGACACGGCCGCCGTGGCCAGGGCCTCCATGGACTTTCCCGAGGTCGCCTACGCCGAGGACGTGATGTACTCCTGCTCCGAGCCCGGCCAGGAAGCCATCATCGAGGCCGTGCGCACCAAGGGGCTCACCGGCGTGGTCGTGGCCTCCTGCACGCCGCGCATGCACGAGCCCACCTTCCGCCGGGCCGTGGAGCGCGCGGGCCTGAACCGCTACATGCTGGAGATGGCCAACATCCGTGAGCACGTCTCCTGGATCGGCAAGGACCGCGAGGCCAACACCAACAAGGCCGCGGACCTCGTCCGCATCGCGGTGGAGAAGCTTCGCCGCAACCGGCCGCTCACTCCCAAAAGTTTCGACATCACCAGGCGGGTATTGGTGATCGGCGGCGGCGTGGCCGGAATCCAGGCCGCGCTGGACTGTGCCGACGGGGGGATGGAGGTGGTCCTCGTGGAGAGGACCTCCTCCATCGGCGGCAAGATGTCCAAGCTGGACAAGACCTTTCCCACCGTGGACTGCTCCAGCTGCATCCTGGGGCCAAAGATGGTGGACGTGGCCCAGCACCCCAACATCACCCTCTACGCCTACTCCGAGGTCGAGGAAATCTCGGGCTACGTGGGCAACTTCGACGTGAAGGTGCGCAAGAAGGCCAGCTACGTGGACTGGTCCAAGTGCACGGGCTGCGGGGCCTGCATGGAGAAATGCCCCAGCAAGAAGTCCCTGGACCGATTCAACGAAGGGCTCGGCGGGGCTCCGGCCATCAACATCCCGTTCCCCCAGGCCATCCCCAAGAAGGCGGTCATCGACCCGCAGTTCTGCCGCCAGTTCATCAAGGGCAAGTGCGGCGTGTGCGCCAAGATGTGCCCCACCGGGGCCATCGACTACAAGATGGCCGACGAGATCGTGGAGGAGAAGATCGGGGCCATCGTGGCCGCCACTGGCTTCGACCTCTTCGACCACTCCAAGTACGGCGAATACGGCGGCGGGCGCTACCCCGACGTGATCACCTCGCTGCAGTACGAGCGCCTGCTCTCTGCCTCCGGCCCCACGGGCGGGCACATCAAGCGCCCCTCCGACGGCAAGGAGCCCAAGAACGTGGTGTTCATCCAGTGCGTGGGCTCGCGCGATAAGTCGGTGGACCGCCCGTACTGTTCCGGATTCTGCTGCATGTACACGGCCAAGCAGGCCATCCTCACCAAGGACCACATCCCGGACAGCCAGTCCTACGTGTTCTACATGGACATCCGCGCTCCCGGAAAGATGTACGACGAGTTCACCCGCCGGGCCATGGAAGAGTACGGCGCGCGCTACGTGCGCGGGCGCGTGTCCATGATCGTGCCCAAGAACGACAAGCTGCTGGTGCGCGGGGCGGACACCCTCATGGGCACCCAGGTGGAGGTCGAGGCGGACCTGGTGGTGCTGGCCGTGGGCGCGGAAGCCGCCACGGGCTCGCCCCAGCTGGCCGAGAAGCTGCGCATCTCCTACGACAAGTACGGCTACTTCATGGAGAGCCACCCCAAGCTCAGGCCCGTGGAGACCAACACGGCCGGAGTCTACCTGGCCGGATGCGCCCAGGGCCCCAAGGACATCCCGTCCTCGGTGGGGCAGGGCAGCGCGGCGGCCGCCAAGGTGCTGGGGCTCTTCTCCAAGCAGAAGCTCGAGAGCGATCCCCAGATATCCCAGGTGAACCTGGCCCGCTGCGTCGGCTGCGGCAAGTGCGTGAGCACCTGCCCGTTCGGGGCCATCCACATGATCGACTTCCGGGGCCAGGAAAAGGCCGAGGTCATCGAGACGGTCTGCCAGGGCTGCGGCATCTGCGCCGTGACCTGCCCGCAGGGGGCCGTGCAGCTCGAGCACTTCACCGACAACCAGATTCTCGCGGAGGTGGAAGCGTTATGCCGGTTCTAG
- a CDS encoding 4Fe-4S dicluster domain-containing protein: protein METAKFLPESSLEAWLAELASSGELIVPRREGDAVVFGPYDPNVPLELSRDATAPPKSVVFPACEELLRYTYVKDAEDISKTGMSVEEVTPACGAVVFGARPCGARGFTVYDRVFDAEGMRDPYYAARRAATAFVTLACREAGSACFCHWVGSGPADPQGSDVLLTPVPGGYVAEAVTEKGAALLASPLMAPAGKHAGEAKAVRAKAMESLDTAQDVSPAREALLAAFDDMDFWNRMSAKCISCGACTYLCPTCYCFNITDEAQGNGGTRLRSWDNCMSFQFTLEASGHNPRPTKAHRLKNRVGHKFSYYPGIHGGVVACCGCGRCIRSCPAGVDIREIVLAAMERATAKPQE, encoded by the coding sequence ATGGAAACGGCCAAATTCCTGCCCGAATCGTCGCTTGAGGCATGGCTCGCCGAGCTTGCCTCTTCGGGCGAACTCATCGTGCCCAGGCGCGAGGGAGACGCCGTGGTCTTCGGCCCCTACGACCCCAACGTGCCCCTGGAGCTGTCCAGGGACGCGACGGCTCCGCCCAAGTCCGTGGTGTTCCCGGCCTGCGAGGAGCTCCTTCGCTACACGTACGTCAAGGATGCGGAAGATATCTCCAAGACCGGCATGTCCGTGGAGGAAGTCACGCCCGCCTGCGGCGCGGTGGTGTTCGGGGCCAGGCCCTGCGGGGCGCGCGGATTCACCGTGTACGACCGGGTGTTCGACGCGGAGGGCATGCGCGATCCCTATTACGCGGCTCGCCGCGCGGCCACGGCCTTCGTGACCCTGGCCTGCCGGGAGGCCGGAAGCGCCTGCTTCTGCCACTGGGTGGGATCCGGCCCGGCCGATCCGCAGGGCTCGGACGTGCTGCTCACACCGGTTCCCGGCGGCTACGTGGCCGAGGCCGTGACCGAGAAGGGCGCGGCGCTGCTCGCCTCGCCGCTTATGGCTCCTGCGGGCAAGCACGCTGGCGAGGCCAAGGCCGTGCGCGCCAAGGCCATGGAATCCCTGGACACCGCCCAGGACGTGTCTCCTGCCCGCGAAGCCCTGCTCGCGGCCTTCGACGACATGGACTTCTGGAACCGGATGTCCGCCAAGTGCATCAGCTGCGGGGCCTGCACCTACCTGTGCCCCACCTGCTATTGCTTCAACATCACCGACGAGGCCCAGGGCAACGGCGGCACGCGCCTGCGCTCCTGGGACAACTGCATGTCCTTCCAGTTCACACTGGAGGCCAGCGGACACAACCCCAGGCCCACCAAGGCCCACCGCCTGAAGAACCGGGTAGGGCACAAGTTCTCCTACTATCCGGGCATCCACGGCGGGGTAGTCGCCTGCTGCGGCTGCGGCCGGTGCATCCGGAGCTGCCCCGCCGGGGTGGACATCCGCGAGATCGTGCTGGCCGCCATGGAACGCGCCACCGCCAAGCCCCAGGAGTGA
- a CDS encoding CoB--CoM heterodisulfide reductase iron-sulfur subunit B family protein: MTEATYAYYPGCSGLGTSIEYDSSSRAVCRALFMKISDVPDWSCCGSTPAHTVDHVLSAALSARNLALVESMGLDTVVTPCPSCLTNLRTACHRMEDAAFSAEVNALLDTPFKGTVQAKSLLQALIEDVGLEMIAASTVKPLTGLKVAPYYGCIMNRPPELMRFDDHENPVAMDRILEAMGAEVVPFPLKVECCGASFGVPRKDVVAKLSGRLLETARELGADAMVTACPLCQMNLDLRQEQASRAVGTHFEMPVFYFTQLMGLAMGVAEAELGFDKICVSPARALSLIGSPASKPEGRKATSGGQA, encoded by the coding sequence ATGACCGAAGCCACCTACGCATATTACCCCGGCTGCTCGGGCCTGGGCACGTCCATCGAATACGACAGCTCCTCCCGGGCGGTCTGCCGGGCGCTGTTCATGAAGATTTCCGACGTGCCCGACTGGAGCTGCTGCGGTTCCACCCCGGCCCACACCGTGGACCACGTGCTCTCGGCGGCCCTGTCCGCGCGCAACCTGGCCCTGGTCGAGTCCATGGGACTCGACACGGTGGTGACGCCGTGCCCCAGTTGCCTGACCAACCTGCGCACGGCGTGCCACCGCATGGAGGACGCCGCCTTCAGCGCCGAAGTGAACGCCCTGCTGGACACTCCCTTCAAGGGGACGGTGCAGGCCAAGTCGCTTCTGCAGGCGCTCATCGAGGACGTCGGGCTGGAGATGATCGCCGCGTCCACCGTGAAGCCGCTCACGGGCCTCAAGGTCGCGCCGTACTACGGCTGCATCATGAACCGGCCCCCGGAGCTCATGCGCTTCGACGACCACGAGAACCCCGTGGCCATGGACCGCATCCTCGAGGCCATGGGGGCCGAGGTGGTCCCCTTCCCGCTTAAGGTGGAGTGCTGCGGCGCCTCCTTCGGGGTGCCCCGCAAGGACGTGGTGGCCAAGCTCTCGGGGCGGCTTCTTGAGACCGCCCGCGAACTGGGCGCGGACGCCATGGTCACGGCCTGCCCCCTGTGCCAGATGAACCTGGACCTCCGGCAGGAGCAGGCATCCCGGGCGGTCGGGACGCATTTCGAAATGCCGGTGTTCTATTTCACCCAGCTCATGGGTCTGGCCATGGGCGTGGCCGAGGCTGAGCTCGGGTTCGACAAGATCTGCGTGAGCCCCGCTCGGGCCCTGAGCCTCATAGGCTCGCCCGCGAGCAAGCCCGAGGGGCGCAAAGCGACATCCGGGGGGCAGGCATGA
- a CDS encoding FAD/NAD(P)-binding protein yields MTSLNPYLPDMATILETVQETPTIKTFRVRLDNEARMKAFTFKPGQVGQLSAFGVGESTFVINSPPTRMDYLQFSVMRAGEVTSRLHGLDAGDKVGVRAPLGNHFPYESMKGKDIVFIGGGIGMAPLRTLMLFMLDNRADYGSISLLYGARSPEDMAFKSELPEWLSRKDMNTVLTIDREAPGWEHRVGLIPNVLREMAPSAENSVAVTCGPPIMIKFTLQALKELGFADEQIVTTLEKRMKCGIGLCGRCNIGEKYVCVDGPVFTYAELKALPNEL; encoded by the coding sequence ATGACCAGTTTGAATCCCTACCTGCCGGACATGGCCACCATCCTGGAGACCGTGCAGGAGACCCCCACCATCAAGACCTTCCGCGTGCGCCTGGACAACGAGGCGCGCATGAAGGCCTTCACCTTCAAGCCCGGCCAGGTGGGCCAGCTCTCGGCCTTCGGGGTGGGCGAGTCCACCTTCGTCATCAACTCGCCCCCGACGCGCATGGATTACCTGCAGTTCAGCGTCATGCGCGCGGGCGAGGTCACCTCGCGGCTTCACGGCCTGGACGCGGGCGACAAGGTGGGTGTGCGCGCGCCGCTGGGCAACCACTTCCCGTACGAGTCCATGAAGGGCAAGGACATCGTGTTCATCGGCGGCGGCATCGGCATGGCCCCGCTGCGCACGCTCATGCTCTTCATGTTGGACAACCGCGCCGACTACGGCTCCATATCACTCCTGTACGGCGCGCGCAGTCCCGAGGACATGGCCTTCAAGTCCGAGCTGCCGGAATGGCTCTCGCGCAAGGACATGAACACGGTGCTGACCATCGACCGCGAGGCTCCAGGCTGGGAGCACAGGGTGGGGCTCATCCCCAACGTGCTGCGCGAGATGGCTCCCTCGGCGGAAAACTCCGTGGCCGTGACCTGCGGGCCGCCCATCATGATCAAGTTCACCCTCCAGGCTCTCAAAGAGCTGGGTTTCGCGGACGAACAGATCGTGACCACCCTGGAAAAACGCATGAAATGCGGAATAGGGTTGTGCGGCCGGTGCAATATCGGCGAGAAGTACGTGTGCGTGGACGGCCCGGTGTTCACCTATGCCGAGCTCAAGGCGCTTCCCAACGAACTGTAA
- a CDS encoding 4Fe-4S dicluster domain-containing protein, whose amino-acid sequence MQSLEDIKAKIKDALPGLDCVIGWERGWSPLHGTPLFMRSPEDVDRLTWGPFNVGNPATYLTGFKGKKVGVVVKGCDSRSVVQLLQEKLVKREDVVVFGMPCEGVVDLTKVARKVGDIALVNAAVRAGGTLSVTTPEGMVEIPWEEVAADKCLSCQYPNALVSDHFAGEPLPPAMGRDPAAEQLAALEAMAPAELFAHWAKVMERCIRCYACRNACPMCVCRDHCIAQTRDPHWLTQEDSTREKLMFQMIHALHLAGRCTECGECQRSCPVDIPILALRRKLNAVVKDLFDYQAGVDPQAVPPLFTFQVEEAKINERGW is encoded by the coding sequence GTGCAGTCGCTTGAAGACATCAAAGCCAAAATCAAGGACGCGTTGCCGGGCCTGGACTGCGTCATCGGCTGGGAGCGCGGCTGGAGCCCGCTTCACGGCACGCCGCTTTTCATGCGCTCGCCCGAGGATGTGGACAGGCTGACCTGGGGGCCGTTCAATGTGGGCAACCCGGCCACCTACCTCACCGGTTTCAAGGGAAAGAAGGTCGGCGTGGTGGTCAAGGGCTGCGACAGCCGGTCCGTGGTGCAGCTCCTCCAGGAGAAGCTGGTGAAGCGCGAGGACGTGGTGGTCTTCGGCATGCCATGCGAGGGCGTGGTGGACCTGACCAAGGTTGCCCGCAAGGTGGGCGACATCGCCCTGGTGAACGCCGCCGTCCGCGCAGGCGGGACGCTTAGCGTCACCACCCCGGAAGGCATGGTTGAAATCCCCTGGGAGGAGGTGGCCGCCGACAAGTGCCTGTCCTGCCAATATCCCAACGCGCTGGTCTCGGACCACTTCGCGGGCGAGCCCCTGCCGCCGGCCATGGGCCGCGACCCGGCCGCCGAGCAGTTGGCGGCGCTCGAGGCCATGGCCCCGGCCGAGCTGTTCGCGCACTGGGCCAAGGTCATGGAGCGCTGCATCCGCTGCTACGCCTGCAGGAACGCCTGCCCCATGTGCGTCTGCCGCGACCACTGCATCGCCCAGACCCGTGATCCCCACTGGCTCACCCAGGAGGACAGCACCCGGGAGAAGCTCATGTTCCAGATGATCCACGCCCTGCACCTGGCCGGACGCTGCACCGAGTGCGGCGAATGCCAGCGCTCCTGCCCCGTGGACATCCCCATTCTGGCGCTCCGCCGCAAGCTGAACGCCGTGGTGAAGGACCTCTTCGACTACCAGGCCGGGGTCGATCCCCAGGCCGTGCCTCCGCTGTTCACCTTCCAGGTGGAAGAGGCCAAAATCAACGAACGGGGGTGGTGA
- a CDS encoding pyridoxal phosphate-dependent aminotransferase: protein MPSLTDLAPPHVLNFESYVPSRPDEVLMRQYGVDRLLRLNNNENALGPPPAAREVLDAFPPVRGAVYPSGDCFFLREALGRAFGKDPERFLVGNGSCEVITSVIKAFCQPGDSIVTADKTFAVYEWVAAFSGIDARLVPLKVYAQDPDAMLDAVTERTKIVFVCNPNNPTGTWWDKATLERFLAGIGGRTVVVLDEAYREFVDSPDFPDGMEVMERHPNVLVFRTFSKMYGLAALRVGYLCGGQEAVDIVRRTHLVYSVNTPGQMAARAALEDGSGHLEATRRMVVQARGYLRSVFDSLGIEHVSGEGNYIMARVPVPDTLLYRLLMRQGVMIRTMTGFRFPNWIRVTLAQEPAMEAFSMAFRKALDGR from the coding sequence ATGCCCAGTCTGACTGACCTCGCCCCGCCCCACGTCCTGAACTTCGAGAGCTACGTCCCCAGCCGCCCGGACGAAGTTCTCATGCGCCAGTACGGCGTGGACAGGCTCCTGCGCCTGAACAACAACGAGAACGCCCTGGGCCCGCCCCCGGCCGCCCGGGAGGTGCTCGACGCCTTCCCGCCCGTGCGCGGCGCGGTCTACCCCAGCGGCGACTGCTTCTTCCTGCGCGAGGCCCTCGGCCGGGCCTTCGGCAAGGACCCGGAGCGTTTCCTGGTGGGCAACGGCTCCTGCGAGGTGATCACCTCGGTCATCAAGGCGTTCTGCCAGCCGGGCGATTCCATCGTCACGGCGGACAAGACCTTCGCCGTGTACGAGTGGGTGGCCGCCTTCTCCGGCATCGACGCCCGGCTGGTCCCGCTCAAGGTCTACGCCCAAGACCCGGACGCCATGCTGGACGCCGTGACGGAGAGGACCAAGATCGTCTTCGTGTGCAATCCCAACAACCCCACGGGCACGTGGTGGGACAAGGCCACCTTGGAGCGCTTCCTGGCCGGGATCGGCGGCCGGACCGTGGTGGTGCTGGACGAAGCCTACCGCGAATTCGTGGACTCGCCGGACTTCCCGGACGGCATGGAGGTGATGGAGCGCCACCCCAACGTGCTGGTGTTCCGCACCTTCTCCAAGATGTACGGGCTCGCCGCACTGCGCGTGGGCTACCTCTGCGGCGGGCAGGAGGCAGTGGACATCGTCCGGCGCACGCACCTGGTCTATTCGGTCAACACGCCGGGACAGATGGCCGCCAGAGCCGCCCTGGAGGACGGCAGCGGCCACCTGGAGGCCACGAGGCGCATGGTCGTCCAGGCGCGCGGATACCTGCGCTCCGTGTTCGACTCCCTGGGCATCGAGCACGTCTCGGGCGAGGGCAACTACATCATGGCCCGCGTGCCGGTTCCGGACACCCTGCTCTACCGCCTGCTGATGCGCCAAGGGGTGATGATCCGCACCATGACGGGCTTCCGCTTCCCCAACTGGATCAGGGTCACGCTCGCTCAAGAGCCCGCCATGGAAGCGTTCTCCATGGCCTTCCGCAAGGCGCTGGACGGCCGATGA
- a CDS encoding iron-containing alcohol dehydrogenase, which produces MAVIEQVYGFFIPSVTLIGIGASKAIPEKIKALGGSKPLIVTDKGIVKAGICKQITDLLDAAKMSYVVYDDTIPNPTDENVHSGVEVYKKNKCDSLITLGGGSSHDCGKGIGLVVANGGKIHDFEGVDKSTKPMPPYLAVNTTAGTASEMTRFCIITDLSRHVKMAIVDWRVTPNMAIDDPMLMVGMPPSLTAATGMDALTHAVEAYVSTIATPMTDSAAEKAIELIFKSLRKAVANGKDLSAREDMCFAQYLAGMAFNNASLGHVHAMAHQLGGFYDLPHGECNAILLPHVEKFNLIAKVERFAKMAQIMGENIEGLSPRKAAEKALDAIRELSSDVGIPAGLVELGKRYGKDVKAKDIETMTKNAQKDACGLTNPRCPSDKDVTAIYTAAL; this is translated from the coding sequence ATGGCTGTGATCGAACAAGTCTACGGTTTCTTCATCCCTAGCGTTACCCTGATCGGCATCGGCGCCTCCAAGGCCATCCCTGAGAAGATCAAGGCCCTCGGCGGTTCCAAGCCCCTCATCGTCACTGACAAGGGTATCGTGAAGGCGGGCATCTGCAAGCAGATCACCGACCTGCTCGACGCGGCCAAGATGTCCTACGTGGTCTACGACGACACCATCCCCAACCCCACGGACGAGAACGTTCACTCCGGCGTCGAAGTCTACAAGAAGAACAAGTGCGACAGCCTGATCACCCTGGGCGGCGGTTCTTCCCACGACTGCGGCAAGGGCATCGGCCTCGTGGTCGCCAACGGCGGCAAGATCCACGACTTCGAGGGCGTGGACAAGTCCACCAAGCCCATGCCTCCCTACCTGGCCGTGAACACCACCGCGGGCACCGCCTCCGAAATGACCCGCTTCTGCATCATCACCGACCTGTCCCGCCACGTGAAGATGGCCATCGTGGACTGGCGCGTCACCCCCAACATGGCCATCGACGATCCCATGCTGATGGTCGGCATGCCCCCGTCGCTTACCGCGGCCACCGGCATGGACGCCCTGACCCACGCCGTGGAAGCCTACGTTTCCACCATCGCCACCCCCATGACCGACTCGGCCGCCGAGAAGGCCATCGAGCTGATCTTCAAGTCCCTGCGCAAGGCCGTGGCCAACGGCAAGGACCTGTCCGCCCGCGAAGACATGTGCTTCGCCCAGTACCTGGCCGGCATGGCCTTCAACAACGCCAGCCTCGGCCACGTGCACGCCATGGCTCACCAGCTGGGCGGCTTCTACGACCTGCCCCACGGCGAGTGCAACGCCATCCTGCTTCCCCATGTCGAGAAATTCAACCTGATCGCCAAGGTGGAGCGTTTCGCCAAGATGGCCCAGATCATGGGCGAGAACATCGAAGGGCTGTCCCCGCGCAAGGCCGCCGAAAAGGCCCTGGACGCCATCAGGGAACTGTCCTCCGACGTGGGCATCCCGGCCGGTCTGGTGGAGCTCGGCAAGCGTTACGGCAAGGACGTCAAGGCCAAGGACATCGAGACCATGACCAAGAACGCCCAGAAGGACGCCTGCGGCCTGACCAACCCCCGCTGCCCGTCGGACAAGGACGTTACCGCCATCTACACCGCGGCCCTGTAG
- a CDS encoding hydrogenase iron-sulfur subunit, with amino-acid sequence MPVLAGKELRIVGFLCNWCSYGGADTAGVGRFTQPTDLRIIRVPCSGRIDPLFIVKALLGGADGVLVSGCHPRDCHYASGNFYARRRLEVLKGMLPILGIEPGRFEYTWVSASEGQRWQHVVTTFTNQIHALGPTPVKDVLGACQGLPSLKGGDRAVA; translated from the coding sequence ATGCCGGTTCTAGCAGGCAAGGAACTGCGCATCGTCGGATTCCTGTGCAACTGGTGCTCCTACGGCGGCGCGGACACGGCCGGGGTGGGACGCTTCACCCAGCCCACGGACCTGCGCATCATCCGGGTGCCGTGCTCGGGGCGCATCGATCCGCTGTTCATCGTCAAGGCGCTCCTGGGCGGGGCCGACGGCGTGCTGGTCTCGGGGTGCCATCCCCGCGACTGCCATTACGCCAGCGGCAACTTCTACGCCCGGCGCAGGCTGGAGGTGCTCAAGGGCATGCTGCCGATCCTGGGCATCGAGCCGGGGCGCTTCGAATACACCTGGGTGTCGGCCTCGGAAGGGCAGCGCTGGCAGCATGTGGTCACCACCTTCACCAACCAGATCCACGCCCTCGGGCCCACGCCCGTGAAGGACGTCCTGGGGGCCTGCCAGGGACTCCCCTCGCTCAAAGGAGGCGACCGTGCAGTCGCTTGA
- a CDS encoding MFS transporter produces MSAPDARAPERLFTYDFTVLTLAAAFGFCNIAVFYGLASHLERIGIDPAWRGAVIAAEPLAAFLARPFLSVRLTPRHALAVARISLAGMGLALPCYMFALDVPALFAVRIFHGLTFVCLVSAVMVLLTQVVPPKLAGRAFGYFSLASLVPYAIMPPLTEWLITRVGDEAHAYAWTALLTLPALALMAPLGARLGSGAFSVDERRPPSLRDIRENLGQAPVLLLLGANLLVFAGSTQVFFFIKPYALSLGLAEPGLFFTVSTAASIAVRLVAGPFYDRLPRRCAAMLALLALGGCMGLFAFAREAAPFFALAGVYGLCLGVVMPLVNASMFLESPPRLRGMNMNLMLFMMDAGYTLGPVAGGALVAGGGGFAALFAVSAGCACAGAGMLAPLAAREWRERND; encoded by the coding sequence ATGAGCGCTCCCGACGCGCGGGCGCCGGAGCGCTTGTTCACCTACGATTTCACGGTGCTCACCCTGGCGGCGGCCTTCGGGTTCTGCAACATCGCCGTCTTCTACGGGCTGGCCAGCCACCTGGAGCGCATCGGCATAGACCCCGCATGGCGCGGGGCGGTGATCGCCGCCGAACCCCTGGCGGCCTTCCTGGCCCGGCCTTTCCTCAGCGTCCGGCTCACCCCGCGCCACGCCCTGGCCGTGGCCCGCATTTCCCTGGCGGGCATGGGCCTCGCCCTGCCGTGCTACATGTTCGCCCTCGACGTCCCGGCCCTTTTCGCCGTGCGCATCTTCCACGGCCTGACCTTCGTCTGCCTGGTGAGCGCGGTCATGGTGCTGCTCACCCAAGTGGTGCCGCCCAAGCTGGCCGGTCGGGCGTTCGGTTATTTCTCCCTCGCGTCACTGGTACCCTACGCCATCATGCCGCCCTTGACGGAATGGTTGATCACGAGAGTGGGGGATGAGGCCCATGCATACGCCTGGACCGCCCTCCTGACCCTGCCGGCGCTGGCGCTCATGGCGCCGTTGGGCGCGCGCCTTGGCTCCGGCGCGTTTTCCGTCGACGAAAGGCGGCCTCCCTCCCTGCGCGACATCAGGGAGAACCTGGGCCAGGCCCCGGTGCTCCTGCTGCTCGGGGCCAACCTGCTCGTTTTCGCGGGCTCCACCCAGGTGTTCTTCTTCATCAAGCCCTACGCCCTCTCCCTGGGGCTGGCCGAGCCGGGGCTCTTCTTCACCGTGTCCACGGCAGCCTCCATCGCGGTGCGGCTCGTGGCCGGGCCGTTCTACGACCGGCTGCCCAGGCGTTGCGCGGCCATGCTGGCCCTTCTGGCCCTGGGCGGCTGCATGGGCCTGTTCGCGTTCGCACGGGAAGCCGCGCCCTTCTTCGCCCTGGCCGGAGTCTACGGACTCTGCCTGGGCGTGGTCATGCCCCTCGTCAACGCCTCCATGTTCCTGGAGTCCCCGCCGCGCCTTCGGGGCATGAACATGAACCTGATGCTCTTCATGATGGACGCCGGGTACACGCTGGGTCCCGTGGCGGGCGGAGCGCTGGTGGCGGGCGGGGGAGGATTCGCGGCCCTGTTCGCGGTCAGCGCGGGGTGCGCCTGCGCGGGCGCGGGGATGCTCGCGCCGTTGGCGGCCAGGGAGTGGAGGGAGAGGAACGACTAG